A region from the Candidatus Schekmanbacteria bacterium genome encodes:
- a CDS encoding tetratricopeptide repeat protein: MKRLKLRIYLLFFVLALILIFSYRDSFKVPFQYDDLRRIAFNPEISYLDPLKIFTIYPARAITQISYSTNLSLWGFSPFGFHLVNLFFHFLNGILFYLLIAKLTDGDSRLSLLSSAIFLLHPVNVESVTYISGRAGVLSNFFLLLGLIFFMRMIGDENLISKNTILPLIFFLLASFSKESGFAFPFFLLLFFIFYEKNKIGKLKKYSPYFLLWLFLILSYLFINPNILSGKEEHNLTTHFLSHIDASLKYLRLLLFPINLNIDHYLPLKRIPDLESLITLIIILGFIILAFRNKNPSEVKFFSGWYIVSFIPVIAVPLNDVLSERWLYTASMAYSFLFASFIIYLMNIFKERKDMVRFFFLETLIVFIIVFFSIDLQKRNFIWLDSLSLWQDAAKKSPLKARPLINLGTALLENYELDKAAQCFKKVIQIKSDSVEAYLNLGLINILKRDYGNAYRLFKKAESINPKDANVHMNLGNFFRDTGDFQKAVAEYKKAIALDDTLNDAYGNLGIVYSRIGKMREAEEELKKAAMLDVFREKWKCRLALFYIENGMIGKAENLVEKLASKFPQKAKVHNLLGIFYGKKGDLMRAQEEFSKAFLLSPSNINYLVNKALTLKKMGKFEESLNCFFLAERHQPNMPDILYNIGEIFY, translated from the coding sequence ATCTTGATCCGTTGAAAATTTTCACTATATACCCAGCGAGGGCTATTACCCAAATAAGCTACAGCACAAACCTTTCATTGTGGGGATTCTCTCCCTTTGGTTTCCATCTGGTCAATTTGTTTTTCCATTTCTTGAATGGAATACTTTTTTACTTATTGATAGCAAAGTTAACTGATGGAGACAGTAGATTGTCTTTACTCTCATCAGCCATTTTTCTTCTTCACCCTGTAAATGTGGAATCAGTTACCTATATTTCAGGAAGGGCAGGGGTGCTTTCTAATTTTTTTCTCCTTCTCGGTCTTATCTTTTTTATGAGAATGATTGGAGACGAAAATCTTATTTCAAAAAACACCATTTTGCCCCTAATTTTTTTTCTGCTTGCCTCATTCAGTAAAGAATCAGGTTTTGCATTTCCCTTCTTTCTTCTTCTCTTTTTTATCTTTTATGAGAAAAACAAGATTGGAAAATTAAAGAAGTATTCTCCTTACTTTCTTTTATGGCTTTTTCTGATTCTTTCATATCTATTCATCAATCCCAACATTTTATCAGGGAAAGAAGAGCATAATTTAACAACTCATTTTCTTTCCCATATCGATGCCTCATTGAAATATCTTCGTCTTCTCCTTTTTCCGATAAATCTCAATATCGACCATTATCTTCCACTTAAAAGGATACCAGATTTGGAATCGTTGATTACTCTGATCATCATTTTGGGATTTATCATACTTGCTTTCAGAAATAAAAATCCATCAGAAGTAAAATTCTTTTCAGGTTGGTATATAGTCTCATTCATTCCAGTTATTGCTGTCCCACTGAATGATGTCTTGTCTGAAAGATGGCTTTATACTGCTTCCATGGCTTATTCCTTTTTGTTTGCATCATTCATCATTTATTTGATGAATATCTTCAAGGAAAGAAAAGATATGGTGCGTTTCTTTTTTCTTGAAACACTCATAGTTTTTATCATTGTTTTCTTTTCCATTGATTTACAGAAAAGAAACTTTATCTGGCTTGACAGCCTTTCCCTTTGGCAGGATGCCGCAAAAAAATCTCCCTTGAAGGCAAGGCCCCTAATAAATTTAGGCACTGCTTTGCTTGAAAATTACGAGTTAGATAAAGCTGCACAATGTTTTAAAAAAGTCATTCAGATAAAATCCGATTCAGTGGAAGCATATTTGAATCTGGGATTGATAAATATTTTAAAAAGAGATTATGGGAATGCTTACAGATTGTTCAAAAAAGCAGAAAGTATCAATCCGAAGGATGCAAATGTTCATATGAATTTAGGCAATTTTTTCAGGGATACAGGAGATTTTCAGAAAGCAGTTGCAGAATACAAAAAAGCAATTGCCTTAGATGATACTTTGAATGATGCCTATGGCAATCTTGGTATTGTTTACAGTAGAATTGGAAAAATGAGGGAAGCAGAAGAGGAATTGAAGAAAGCTGCAATGTTGGATGTTTTTAGAGAGAAGTGGAAATGCAGATTGGCTTTATTCTATATTGAAAACGGTATGATTGGTAAAGCTGAAAATTTAGTAGAGAAGCTTGCCTCTAAATTTCCTCAAAAGGCGAAAGTACATAATTTATTGGGAATTTTTTATGGGAAAAAAGGTGACTTGATGCGTGCTCAAGAAGAATTTTCAAAAGCTTTTCTCCTATCGCCTTCAAATATAAACTATCTTGTAAATAAAGCTCTCACATTGAAAAAAATGGGGAAATTCGAAGAATCCCTAAACTGCTTTTTCCTTGCAGAGAGACATCAACCCAATATGCCTGATATACTTTATAATATCGGTGAAATATTTTATAT